A part of Vigna radiata var. radiata cultivar VC1973A chromosome 11, Vradiata_ver6, whole genome shotgun sequence genomic DNA contains:
- the LOC106777411 gene encoding uncharacterized protein LOC106777411 isoform X1 has product MDLEDGAKRKLEIKKSKGGSRTSLASMESLSMPQVQEVVLSADMQCEKCQRKVTDIITKMNAETESVLINVLEKKVTLTFKSPSMEKLSTRQITQINKNSLPKIAIIKRIFRSSRH; this is encoded by the exons ATGGATTTGGAAGATGGTGCTAAAAGGAAGCTTGagataaaaaaatcaaagggTGGGAGTAGAACTAGTCTAGCTTCTATGGagtccttgtccatgcctcag GTTCAAGAGGTTGTTCTCTCTGCAGACATGCAATGTGAAAAGTGCCAGAGAAAGGTTACTGACATTATTACAAAGATGAATG CAGAGACAGAGTCCGTATTGATtaatgttttggaaaagaaagTGACACTTACTTTCAAATCACCATCTATGGAGAAACTCAGCACTCGACAAATTACTCAGATCAACAAGAATTCACTCCCCAAAATTGCTATCATCAAACGGATCTTTCGCTCTTCCCGTCATTGA
- the LOC106777411 gene encoding uncharacterized protein LOC106777411 isoform X2, with the protein MDLEDGAKRKLEIKKSKGGSRTSLASMESLSMPQVQEVVLSADMQCEKCQRKVTDIITKMNETESVLINVLEKKVTLTFKSPSMEKLSTRQITQINKNSLPKIAIIKRIFRSSRH; encoded by the exons ATGGATTTGGAAGATGGTGCTAAAAGGAAGCTTGagataaaaaaatcaaagggTGGGAGTAGAACTAGTCTAGCTTCTATGGagtccttgtccatgcctcag GTTCAAGAGGTTGTTCTCTCTGCAGACATGCAATGTGAAAAGTGCCAGAGAAAGGTTACTGACATTATTACAAAGATGAATG AGACAGAGTCCGTATTGATtaatgttttggaaaagaaagTGACACTTACTTTCAAATCACCATCTATGGAGAAACTCAGCACTCGACAAATTACTCAGATCAACAAGAATTCACTCCCCAAAATTGCTATCATCAAACGGATCTTTCGCTCTTCCCGTCATTGA
- the LOC106777733 gene encoding uncharacterized protein LOC106777733 — MERVASWAGTTLCEKSVYVSWEEVPVSSDKGRREVHYLLKRRGGAADLAVVGKEKTLRHMSYRYAIRNPSLGPYVKLKSRREVVDWLDSVVSDSPSGDAVMVGKHGCESESGALKDTQLQKMQNCSKEFSWIGFPWTCRKRRKHYQAYKRNGFQISVHDFVFVLAEENKRLVAYLEDLYEDSRGNKMVVVRWFHKIDEVGIVLPHSFSDREVFFSLYLQDLSIECIDGLAFVLSPQHYEKFRNEARRTHLEPFVCIHQFDNDDVKPFDITQIKGYWKQEILRYMYTQLDSKCSGSSGQSDDVPELDENHMSTISIRPKKRLRLAKDDAKDAIDLTALKLENLNNIKNNTKFSSGNNSLKLVGHRNMTATIKGTNDHSSQHLLVGSQVEVLSQDSGMRGCWFTASVVKRHKYKVKVQYRDIQDAVDETKKLEEWVLASRISVPDSLGLRMHGRTMVRPAPLSNKRELSWVGDVGSVVDAWWHDGWWEGLVVQRDSEANYHVYFPGENVVSVFGSGNLRQAQDWVGNEWVNVRERPDLVASVLSNLKTAQNSSKSNENKSIAGSTRDGIQHKPSDTSLNSDRDRPKKSVDLLKDDLLLQLRWMTTRKRRHGSTSYQKPRFTESHRKRSPKVLKSNAPDRFVIPASLKVDHDDCKYGGGDPSIFTSSVVPSLTSMVMCR; from the exons ATGGAGAGAGTGGCATCTTGGGCCGGAACGACGTTGTGCGAGAAGAGCGTGTACGTGAGCTGGGAGGAGGTGCCGGTATCGAGCGACAAGGGGAGGAGGGAGGTTCACTACCTGCTGAAACGACGCGGCGGTGCGGCGGATCTGGCCGTcgttggaaaagaaaaaaccctAAGACACATGTCCTATCGCTACGCGATTCGGAACCCGTCGTTGGGGCCTTACGTCAAGCTTAAATCGCGAAGAGAGGTTGTGGATTGGCTAGACTCGGTTGTTTCAG ATTCGCCTTCTGGAGATGCGGTTATGGTGGGAAAACATGGCTGTGAATCTGAAAGTGGAGCCTTGAAG GATACTCAACTGCAGAAAATGCAAAATTGTTCAAAGGAGTTTTCATGGATAGGGTTTCCATGGACGTGtaggaaaagaagaaagcacTATCAGGCCTATAAGAGGAATGGTTTTCAGATATCC GTTCATGATTTTGTATTTGTTCTGGCAGAAGAGAACAAGCGTCTAGTTGCCTACTTGGAAGACCTATATGAGGATTCCAGAGGCAACAAGATGGTTGTGGTGCGCTGGTTTCACAAAATTGATGAGGTTGGTATTGTTTTGCCTCACAGTTTTAGTGACAGAGaggttttcttttctctttatcttcAAGATCTGAGTATTGAATGCATAGATGGATTGGCTTTCGTCCTCAGTCCACAACATTACGAAAAGTTTCGGAATGAGGCCCGACGAACCCACTTGGAACCATTCGTGTGCATCCACCAGTTTGATAATGATGATGTGAAACCCTTTGATATAACACAAATTAAGGGTTATTGGAAACAGGAAATACTCAGGTACATGTATACCCAATTGGACTCAAAGTGTAGTGGGAGTTCTGGGCAATCAGATGATGTTCCGGAACTGGATGAGAATCATATGTCAACTATTTCGATCAGACCTAAGAAGAGGCTACGCCTTGCCAAAGATGATGCCAAAGATGCAATTGATTTAACTGCCCTTAAATTGGAAAATCTGAATAACATTAAGAATAATACCAAATTCAGTTCTGGAAACAATTCCTTGAAGCTGGTCGGGCACAGAAACATGACAGCAACGATTAAAGGGACGAATGACCATTCTTCTCAGCATTTACTTGTAGGTTCCCAAGTCGAGGTCCTCTCTCAAGATAGTGGGATGAGAGGATGCTGGTTTACAGCTTCTGTCGTCAAGAGACACAAATACAAAGTGAAGGTGCAATATCGAGACATTCAAGATGCGGTTGATGAAACCAAGAAGCTTGAG GAATGGGTTCTAGCTTCCAGAATTTCAGTGCCTGATAGTCTGGGTCTTCGAATGCATGGGAGGACGATGGTCCGGCCAGCTCCATTGTCCAACAAACGCGAATTATCCTGGGTTGGTGATGTTGGTTCCGTTGTTGATGCCTGGTGGCATGATGGATGGTGGGAAGGATTAGTTGTTCAAAGAGACTCCGAAGCTAATTATCATGTTTATTTCCCAG GGGAAAATGTGGTGTCAGTATTTGGTTCTGGTAACTTAAGACAGGCTCAAGATTGGGTAGGGAATGAGTGGGTGAATGTGAGGGAAAGGCCTGATCTGGTGGCGTCTGTTTTATCAAACTTGAAAACAGCACAAAACTCGTCCAAATCCAATGAAAACAAATCAATCGCAGGATCAACTAGAGATGGAATACAACATAAGCCATCAGATACTAGCTTGAATTCTGATAGGGATAGACCAAAAAAGTCCGTAGACCTTTTGAAGGATGATTTGCTATTGCAGTTAAGGTGGATGACCACCAGAAAGAGGAGACATGGTAGTACCTCTTATCAGAAGCCACGGTTCACTGAAAGCCATCGGAAAAGGTCGCCAAAGGTTCTGAAATCAAATGCTCCTGACAGGTTTGTGATCCCAGCATCATTGAAAGTTGATCATGATGACTGCAAGTATGGAGGAGGGGATCCTTCCATTTTCACTTCTTCAGTTGTGCCTTCTTTAACTAGCATGGTTATGTGTAGGTGA
- the LOC106777466 gene encoding uncharacterized protein LOC106777466 isoform X3 has product MSEKYCCMIMRINVDCNSCCRKLRRIILRMKEKQQRRVCVFGRFEAADVAIKIKKKMNRRVEILEVQEMEAEGENEGE; this is encoded by the exons ATGTCGGAAAAG TATTGTTGCATGATCATGAGAATCAACGTCGACTGCAATTCTTGTTGCAGAAAATTAAGGAGAATCATTCTACGGATGAAAG AGAAGCAGCAGCGTAGGGTATGTGTGTTTGGGAGATTTGAAGCAGCTGATGTTGcaataaagataaagaagaagatgaacagAAGAGTTGAGATCCTTGAAGTTCAAGAAATGGAAGCAGAAGGTGAAAACGAAGGAGAATAG
- the LOC106777466 gene encoding uncharacterized protein LOC106777466 isoform X1 — protein sequence MSEKYCCMIMRINVDCNSCCRKLRRIILRMKVIENHLIEKQQRRVCVFGRFEAADVAIKIKKKMNRRVEILEVQEMEAEGENEGE from the exons ATGTCGGAAAAG TATTGTTGCATGATCATGAGAATCAACGTCGACTGCAATTCTTGTTGCAGAAAATTAAGGAGAATCATTCTACGGATGAAAG TAATAGAGAACCATTTGATAGAGAAGCAGCAGCGTAGGGTATGTGTGTTTGGGAGATTTGAAGCAGCTGATGTTGcaataaagataaagaagaagatgaacagAAGAGTTGAGATCCTTGAAGTTCAAGAAATGGAAGCAGAAGGTGAAAACGAAGGAGAATAG
- the LOC106777466 gene encoding uncharacterized protein LOC106777466 isoform X2, protein MSEKYCCMIMRINVDCNSCCRKLRRIILRMKENHLIEKQQRRVCVFGRFEAADVAIKIKKKMNRRVEILEVQEMEAEGENEGE, encoded by the exons ATGTCGGAAAAG TATTGTTGCATGATCATGAGAATCAACGTCGACTGCAATTCTTGTTGCAGAAAATTAAGGAGAATCATTCTACGGATGAAAG AGAACCATTTGATAGAGAAGCAGCAGCGTAGGGTATGTGTGTTTGGGAGATTTGAAGCAGCTGATGTTGcaataaagataaagaagaagatgaacagAAGAGTTGAGATCCTTGAAGTTCAAGAAATGGAAGCAGAAGGTGAAAACGAAGGAGAATAG